The nucleotide sequence TTGTAATCCATAACCCCAGTAAAAAGAAAATTCTCGGCACTGTTTCGTTCTTCGGTATTCGCAGGGTAAAAACGCTTAAAATCTAAACCGTTACCCAAAACTTTAACGTCTTTGTGGTGGCAAACCTTATTATGGAAGAGCGTGACCTCTTCGTTTGCAATTAAGAAGGTTTGGACAAACTGTTGATTTGTCTTTATCTCTAGCGCCTTAATTTTCGCGCTTTCTCGACGGTAAACCCAAGACATGGGGAACGAGGCCATGGAAGCGTATTGCGCCCATTTATCAGAATCCACATCCATAAAATCCATCAACAAATGAGGGCTACCTTCACGGTCTGCACCAGAAAACACGTAGTAACTTAAGCTAGAAGCGGAAAAGAGCACGACATCTTCTTGCCCCTTGAGCAAGTCATTCACTTTTGCCTGCAAGCCTTTGCTGTAGAAAGCCCCCACACTGAGTGCCTGTCCACGGGCAAGCGACCAAAGGTAGCGTCGCCACTTAGCTTTCAATGGGTAGGTATGAACGTCAATGCCCAGAGTCTTGCTCAATGCCTTAGCGTTGGCGATATCTTGTTCATTGTCTTGCAGTGCATGAACCGTAACGCCATAGCCTAATTGCACTAACCGCGCAATTTGATGGTATGTCCTTAGTTTCTCCCCCTTGTTAGGCGGATAGGGAACGCGCTGCGCCACCACACTCATTTTCAGCATTTCGCTTTCCATGTTGACGTAAATTGAGAGTCTTGCAGGATAGTACGTTGAAGATATTCGAAGGTCAAAGCAACGGCATGCACTTTTATACTATTCAATTAGACTTCTCCTTGGCATACTAGGTTCATCAACGCTAATTTATCATGCGCCTTTCTGATTCATGGACGAGCTAATAGTTGTTATAAAGTCATGACGCAAAATGTTTTTTCTATCCAAGCTTCGTCTTTCGAAGGTTTCTCACGTACCTATTTTAAATTGGGTACACCTTGCCCCCAAGGCAAGTGGCAAGTGACCGATAGGCTGGAGGCGCTCGGCAATAATCAGGTCATGACGAACAGTGTCATCACCGTCAATCAATTATGGCCTGATGGCTCAATTAAATGGCTAAGCGTAGAGGGGCTATGCGACGCGGAGGTCCTAAGCGACAACAGGCCTTGTGTTGCAGTATCAATTGCCAAAAGTCATCGCCCCCCCATCAATCACGCCTTGCCAGTAAAAGAGGAAAGCGAACACCTTCACATTCAGTTGAAAAACGGTGATTGGGTGAACGTGCATGGCCAGCAATTAATGGCACTAACGTATTCCAGCAAACTGCACACCCAGTTTTATTCCCTAACGGCCAATGAAACATTAGACACCCACGTTAGCAATGTAGTCACCGACTACGAACTGCTTGATAACCCATTAGGTTATCAAGCAGTTCGTATTCAGCAATGCGCCACTTTAAATGAAGGCACTCACATAGAACTTGACGTGAATGCCCAGTACACGCTGTTTTTGGACGACGGAACGGTAAAAGGGAGCATTTCAATAACCAACCCAGCCGCCGCTAGCCACCCTCACGGCCAGTGGGATTTAGGTGACCCGAATTCCATTGACATTTTTGAGCTAGGTTTGTGTATAAAAGACTTCAACCAAGCGTCTTTGCTCATTAACGAACACACCTACTCCCTCGATGCCTGTGACCAATTATCGGTTTTCCAAGCATCAAGTGGAAAGCCACGGTGGAATAGCCCCAACCACGTAAATAGAGACAACAAAGTTCCATTACCGTTTTGCGGCTACCGCGTGCACAAAGATGGCCATCTCGTGGACGAAGGGCGGCAGTGCGTGCCAAGGGTGAACATGCAAGCATCCCCACACCAAACCCGCAGCATGTTAACGGTGAAAGACTTTTGGCAGAACTTTCCTTCGTCGATTGTGGCAACCCCCACCTCAATAGACATGAGCTTACTGGGCTCACGTTTTGCCGACCCCATTGAATTACAGCCTGGCGAACAAAAAACCCGAGACATTAGCCTTTGTCACACTCCCGTCAGTGATGCTGAAACTAGGCTAAATAAAGAATGGGTTGCCGCCAGCAAAGCAATCAGCTTTTTGCCTGATACAACCAACGAGTTTCATGATTTAATTCAATACGGTATTAGAGGCGACACATCATTTTTCCATAAACGGGAAGTCATTGATGAATTTGGTTGGCGTCATTTTGGCGAGTTATACGCTGATCACGAAACCGCGCTAAACAGCGACAACGATATTTTCGTTTCACATTACAACAATCAATACGATCCTATCTTTGGCATGCTGTGTCAGTGGATTTTAACCGGAGAGCGCGCATGGTTTACCCTCGCCGATGCCTTGGCGAAACATGTTGCTGATATTGACGTTTATCATACTGACAAGGACAAACCTGAATACAATGGTGGCTTATTTTGGCACACCGACCATTACGTACAAGCCTGTACCGCCACCCATAGAACCTATTCCAAACGACAACCCAGCCATGTCTATGAAGACCACGCCGGCGGGGGAGGACCTGGCGGCCAACATGGTTACACCAGTGGTTTGGCGCTACATTACTTACTGACTGGCCGCCCCACCTCTAAGAAAGCGGCCCTTTCAATTACACATTGGCTAACACATTACTACGAAGGTGATGGCACAATGGTTGGCGCCCTTCTCGCCTTGAAAAACAGCGGTTCTGCCGGGCTAAAATGCGTAAAGACCAATACCTACCCCCTTGATCGAGGAACAGGAAACTACCTTCACGCGTTATTTGACCGATTTGAACTTTTGGGCACGCAGTCCGAAATAGATAGTGCCGCACACGTGATACGTCACACGGTCTCCCCCCAGGATGACATTACCTCTAGGCATCTCGAGGATGTGGAAAATACTTGGTTCTATACGGTATTTCTTCAAGCAGTGTGCCGATTTATACAGATTAAGACACAACTCAACACCTTGGATAGTGACTACGACTACGCGGTAAAATCTTTGCAACATTACGCCCGTTGGATGCTAGATAACGAGTATGCCTATCTAGACAAACCCGAGATCCTCGAGTTTCCCAATCAAACGTGGAGTGGTCAGGATTTGAGAAAGCTTTGCGTACTGCATTTTGCAGCAAGCTTGTTACGCGAGAGTGACGCTAAAAGAGTCATGGAAAAAATACATCTATTAAAAGATACGATTTTAGCGCGACTGAAAAACCACCACGAAACCTCCACCACTCGCGTTTTGTGTTTAATGATGCAAAATGCACACTACGAGGCCTATAAAATAGAACCCAAACAAGCACGTAAGGTAACCCGTGACGAGCCAAACGAATCTGCCATAACACATAGGCAGCCTTATAGCGTAGTGAAGTACTTTGCTCGACATTTGCGACACTTTTCATTTCAACGTGAGCGACAACAATTTGTAAAACGCTTTGTGCAAACACAAAAGTGGTTGGGCAAACCATGAGTATCATCACCTCGTTTATTATTCCTCACAAAGGCCGTGAGGAAATGCTGATTCGAACGCTAGAGAGCATCGCCAATCAAACGGCCCCAGCCAACAGCTATGAAGTCATTGTCGTTAGTCAAAATTCAGATTGTTCGCAAACACTAAACGAATTGACTAAATCGATGCCTTTGCGGGTTATATACAATGACGCGGCAAATACCATTTCACACTCAAGAAATTTAGGGGCCAGTGCGGCAAAAGGAGAGTATTTCGCGTTTCTTGATGCAGATGTTGAATTAGCCAATGAGTGGCTTGACGTTATGCTTTGCACCCTTCAAGAAAAGAGTGCGGCTTTAGTCAGTGCGATGCAAATAGATAGTAGGGATGCACCGCCACTGGAAACAATACGCACTGCGTTGACTAACGCCGAACTCGATACTGATGTTAGCTTTTTGCCTGGGCGCAATCTCTTTTTGCACCGAAGTACCTTTTTCAAAGCCGGTCAATTTCCAGAGCACCTTATGACCTGTGAAGATTATTATTTTACTGATAAAGTAAACAATATCGGAAGGCTGTATTACACCTCAAATACACACTATATCCACCTTGGCGAAGATAAAGCCTTTGTTCCAATGTGGAAAAAAGAAGTATGGCGTGGTCAGAGTAATATTGCTTCACTAAAAGGCAGAAAAATCCCTATGAGGGAATGGCCCAGTTTTATTGCGCCATTCGCGGTAACGGGAGGGCTACTATTAGCCTGCCTAGCCTTAGTATTCACGCAATATGAAGCGGCGACTTTTTTATTTATCTGTATGCTGCTGGTTATGCTGCTATACACGGCTCGACTGAAAAAATTGACCGGAAAAAAAGTATCCATTGTTCATTGCGCCCTTTTTTATCTACTTTACTTCCCGGCTAGAGCCATAGGGACCGTATTAGGAGTAAGCGGCTCGGTATACACCAGTTCGCATAAATAACTTATGAAAGTATTACAGTTTATTTGTTCAACAGGTTTCTACGGCGCTGAGCGTTGGGTATTAGCGCTTGCCAAGCACTTGCCTCGCCATGTTACCAGTGAGTTAGTGGTAACCTTAGAACCCGGCACCGAAGAACTCGAACTCGTTAAACAGTTTGGTGCAATTGGCCATACTCACGCTATTCCCATGAAAGGCAGATTTGACCTTTCTGCAGTAAATAAGTTAGCCGCATTGATAAAAGCGCAAGACATTGACGTGATTCACACCCATGGGTACAAGTCGGATATTCTGGGTGTCATGGCAGCTAAAAAAGCAGGTATTCCCTGTGTGGTCACCCCACATGGGTTTGAAAATGCCGCCGACTTAAAACTGCGCTTGTTTATATGGATAGGCTGCCAATCTATGCGATTTGCAGACAAAGTGGTACCGCTGTCAAAGCAACTCATGCGTGACGTAGAAAAGTATAACGTCAGCAAAGACAGATTGGCCTACATTCAAAACGGTGTAGACTTGTCGGAAGTTGAAGCCGTGAGATTAACAAAATCCGGCGTTAAGCCCCAGAAAAAAACCATCGGCTTTGTTGGCCAAATGATAAGCCGAAAAAACATAACCGCTATCTTGGACTGCTTTAATGATTTGTACCAAAAACGCCAAGACATTGAGCTAGTCCTCTTAGGCGACGGCGAAGAACGCCCCTCTCTAGAGGAATATAGCAAAACACTGGCAAGTAAGGACAGTATTCAATTTTTAGGTTTCAGAAACGATAGGCTTCAGCTATTACGTGACTTTGACCTTTTTGTAATGACATCAACGCTAGAAGGTATTCCACGCTGTTTAATGGAAGCGTGTGCGATGGAAATTCCAGTGTCTGCGTATGATATTGCAGGTATTGACCAACTCATTACACACCAAGAATCTGGCTTGCTAGCGCCGCTACATGATAAAGAACAACTGCAAAAAGACTGGGAAACCCTGTTAAACGATAGCGAATATGCTGCAACATTGGCCCACAATGCTAAAGCCTTTGTAGAAGCAAATTTCTCGGCAAAAAGGATGGCCGATGAATACATGGTGTTATTTGAAGAATTGGTAAAAGAGAAAGTAGATGCCTAAACAGGATGTTTTATTTGTTTTAACAATAGACACGGAAGAAGAATGGCATTGGGACAATGACGATTTTCCCGATCGTGACTTCTCCTTAGAAAATGTGGAAAAGCTTCCCGCTTTTCAGGCCTTTTGTGAAACGTTAGGCATACGCCCCACCTACTTTGTTGACTATGCAGTGGCAAGCAACAATATAGGCAGCACTATTCTTCGAGAGTTCGTAGAGGACCGAAAAGCTGAAATCGGCGCCCATTTACACCCTTGGTGTAACCCGCCCTATTTTGGAAAGACCACCGAAGCAGAGTCCCATGTCATTAACCTTCCTCACGAGCAGGTGGTTGCCAAACTAGACGCGCTAAACACCCTGCTGTGGGAAAAATTCAGTATTAAACCAGAGTCGTTTAGAAGCGGGCGTTGGGGAATCAATGCAAAGACTTTACGTTTATTGGCGTCTAGAGGCTACAAGATTGACTCAAGCGTTTACCCTTTTTACAAAAATGACTATTTTAGCTGTATAGGGGCACCAGAAAAGCCCTACTGGCCTTCTTTTGAAAATGCCCTTGCCCCAGGACAGCAAAGACAGATTCTAGAGCTGCCAGTAACGGCTGGCTTTAACGTAAAAAATTATAACCTTGGTGAGCGCGTTCACAACGCACTGTCTAAGCCGCCATTCAACTGGCTAAAAGTGATAGGTGTGCTGTGGCACAGTAAGTTATTGAGAAAACTTTATTTAAGCCCAGAGCTAACCAAAACAGAAGATATGATTGCCCTGGTTGACCAAAGCTTGGAAAAGCAACAACCCGTTATTCATATGTATTTACACAGTTCCAGTTTAATTGATGGCGTGACAGGCCTATTAGAGGTAGACAATGCATGCTCACGCATATGCGAACGAATGAAACGTGTTGTTAATCATTTAAATACCCAAGCAAATGTGCGTTTTTGTACCATTTCAGAAGCGCGTATTATTTTAGCGAATCAACCTTCCCACAACGGTGTTGTGAGCATTGAAAAGGTATCGTCATAATGCAATCTGATGCACAACTTTCAACGGCTTCACTGAATGACAAGGCTGATTGGGATGCATATAGTTTGACCCATGAATCAACGACTGCCTATCACAAGTATGCTTGGCTAGAAGCCGTGGAGCATGCCTATGGCCACAAACCCCTTGGCGTTATTGCTAGGCACCCTAAAACTCAGAAAGTCGTTGGGCTGTTCCCCGCTGTGTTCATGAAAACGCCGTTTTGGGGCAAACAAATATGTGCGCTGCCTTATTGCGATGTGGGATACGGTATTGCCGATAATGCCGAGGTATTACAAGACATGCAGCACTTCCTGCACACTAAAATGGCAAACGCGGGATGTAGAAAGTTAGAGATACGACAAGCCGAATCAACACCCCCCGGGCAAGACATTCAAGCAGGCCATAAAGTGAGAATGCTACTATCCCTGCCCGAGTCGAGTGACACCTTAATGGCGTCTTTCAAATCAAAGTTAAGAAGCCAAATTCGAAAAGCCGAGAAAAATGGCCTTACGGTTACCCTTGGCAAAACGCCTGAATTACTCAAACACTTTTATCGCGTGTACGCAGTTAACATGCGCGACCTAGGCTCTCCTGTACACGCCTTAGGGTGGTTCGAGAGTGTCCTTGCCGCGTACGACGAAAATTGCATAGTGAGTGTCGTTTACAAGGGCGACATGCCCGTAGGTGCAGGCTTGGTCATAATCAATGGAAATAAAGCTTCTATTCCATGGGCATCAACATTGCGTGAATTCAACAAATTAGCACCAAACATGCTACTTTATTGGTCGTTACTCGCCCATTGTGCCGACTCAGGTATTGATACCTTTGATTTTGGGCGCTCTTCCTTCGAAGAAGGGACTTACAAATTTAAAAAGCAGTGGGGGGCAGTGCCTCAACCGCTGAATTGGCAATCCCTAGGGGCTGACAATAAAAAACTCGGCTCAGATACGTCTCCCTCTACCAGTAAATTTCGACCTTTGATGGAGAGTATTTGGAGAAAGCTTCCTTTAGAATTTACGATAAAAGCGGGCGCGTATGTTCGGCCTTATATCAGTTTATAGGGATTAATAAAGATGTGTGGCATTGCCGGATTTAGCCTATTTAATCATCAAGAAGGTGGACAAGCTTCGTTAACCTCAATGCACGAAGCTATTCATCACAGAGGTCCAGACGCTAGTGGTACCTACCTAGATGAACACATTGGCTTATGTCATCGACGGTTAAGCATTCTTGATTTGTCCGAAGCCGGCAATCAACCTATGTTTTCTGCTGACGGCAATCTCGTTATTGTATTCAATGGAGAGATTTACAATTTCCTTGAACTACGTGCAGAATTGGAAGCTGAGGGCGTTCAGTTTAAAAGTCATACTGATACTGAAGTTATTTTAGCACTCTATGCGCGAGAAGGTACTCAGTGTTTAGGCAAGCTTAACGGTATGTTCGCCTTTGCCATTTGGGATAAAACCAAGCAAGAACTTTTTATTGCCCGAGATAGGCTGGGCAAAAAACCTCTCTACTACTTTTCGCACAATGGCCGATTTGCCTTTGGCTCTGAGATTAAAGCTATATTGGCATTAGAAAACATTCCAAGAGAAATTCGCTTAGATGCCGTTTACGACTTCTTTGCTTACCAATATGTGCCGGACCCGAAAAGCATATTTAAGCACATTCATAAATTGCCCCCAGCCCATTACCTATTGCTAAACAAAGATGGCTTCACCCTTACAGAATATTGGGACTTAAGCTTTAAGAACACATCAAGGGATAGCGAAGAAACCCACAAAGCACAGCTGAAAGGCTTACTCGAAAAAGTCACTAAGCAGAGAATGGTAAGTGATGTTCCCCTCGGTGCATTCCTAAGTGGCGGCGTAGATAGCTCGGGTGTTGTCGCTATAATGGCACAAGCAAGCGAAACGCCTGTGAAAACCTGCACCATCGGCTTTGACAATAAAGACTTTAACGAAGCTGACTTCGCCCGCGAAATTGCTGAAAAATACAAAACAGAACACCATGAGTATACTGTTCATCAGAACGTTGCCGACAGACTAGAGCATATCGTCAGCTTTTTTGATGAGCCGTTTGCTGACCCATCACTCGTGCCGACTTTCTTTGTTTCAGAATTGGCGAGAAAGGCTGTCACTGTCGCTCTTGCCGGTGACGGTGGTGACGAAATGTTCGCAGGATACGAAAAGTACTCGGTTGACGACATCGAGAACAAACTTAGAAACAAGTTCCCCGAAGCGGTCCGAAAATCGATATTTCCAAGTCTAGGCAAATTTGCAGGGAAAATACCAGGCACAGTTGGCAAAAAAGCGAAGTCATTACTTACAAGCTTGTCTCACGACCCAGCAATGGGCTTTTATATCACTAACAGTATGATGACGGACGACATGTGGCAAAGCTTGGTAAAAACCGAGGTGACTGAACAGCTTGGTGATTACCACCCCAGTCAATATACGTTAGATATGTACAACAAAGCCGATGGCCCCGACCATTTGAGCAAAATTCTCTACACCGATATCAAAACCTACATGACGGGCGATATCCTTGTGAAAGTGGATCGAATGAGTATGGCTAATTCATTAGAAGTAAGGGCGCCTATTCTCGACTACCAAGTTGCAGAGTTTGCCGCCACCCTACCCTCTTCACAAAAATATCGGAATGGCGAGAAGAAGTACTTACTGAAAGAAGTGTTTAAACCTTTTATTCCTGACTCATTGTTATATAGAAAGAAAATGGGGTTCAGTACACCATTAGATGAGTGGTTTAGGGGGGAGCTAAAAGAGCTATTTGAATCCATTCTATCTAATGCTAGCTATGGCGTTTACGACATATTTGACCGAGATAGTGTCAACCAAGTCTGGCAACAGCATCAAAACGGGACCCACCAACACGGGACAGTGCTTTGGAGCATGCTCATGTACCAAATGTGGTACAACCGCTATGTAAACGTTGATAAAGAAAGAGGTTTGCAATGAAAGTGCTTCATATCACCTATGACATGAGGATAGGCGGCACCGAGATGGTGATAAAGAACCTCATTGAGAGTAATACTGATGATAGTATTGATATGTCGATATTTTGTATTGAGTCTCCCCTTGGACCTTGGGGGGAAGAGCTTAAAAAAGCAGGGATCTCCATCAGTGTGAAAGCACGTCAACCGGGTTTTGATCTTCTACTTATCAAAGCGATACGCAAGCATATAAAAGACAATCACATCGACATCGTTCATTGTCACCAATACACGCCCTGGGTGTACGGTGCAATTGCAACAGCCTTTACCAGTACAAAGGTTGTTTTCACTGAACACGGGCGCTTTTATCCAGATTCGAGCAGTTGGAAGCGAAAATTCGTCAACCCTATTTTATGTAAGTTAACTTCTGTCATTACTGCCATATCTAAAGCAACTAAAGACGCCCTAGTTACTTACGAATATATTCCCTTCGATAGTGTAGACGTTGTGTACAATGGCATTGAACCTTTGCGCCCTAACCAAGAAGAACTGCCACAGCTAAAGACTCAACTTGAACTACCTCAAGATGCATTAGTTTTTGGCACCGTTGCCAGACTAGATCCTATAAAAAACCAGAAAATGCTGATTACTGCATTTGCCGAAGTTAGCGCGATACTACCAAACGCCTATTTGTTAATAGTCGGAGATGGTGAGCTAATGGGCGAGCTAAATTCATTAGTGGCACAATTAGGTATTGCTGAAAAAGTCCTCTTCGCAGGATACAAGTTAGATCCTTCCAACTATCTGGCGATTATGGACGTATTTTTACTCCCATCGCTAAGTGAAGGTACATCGATTACATTACTAGAGGCCATGTCTATCGGAAAGCCATGTATTGTTACCAATGCAGGAGGAAACCCAGAAATTGTAGCTCATTTAGAGACGGGATTGGTGGTGACTAATGATAATGAACAAGAATTAAAAGATGCGATGATTTCCATTAGTCAATCAAACGACTTGTACGTCAAACTCTCAAATAACGCAAAGCCCAGATTTGATGAACATTTCCATGCAACAAAAATGTTCGACAGTTATTCTAAAATTTACCGTAGAACCTTGGAGTCATAGTGAAATTAGCGAACACTTTTATCAAAATTTGTGAGATGAAAAATGGGCGATAATAAAAATATACCTATTTTTTTATTAATGGGATTCCCAAGGTCTGGCACTACATGGTTTTCAAATTTAATAAATTCTAGTGAAAGCGTAATATACAGACATGAACTTATAGGAAGAAACCATGGCATGATGGGAGACAGGGTTTTCTCTAAACTAAAATATGCAAATGGTTTGAGTTCCTCTGATTATGAAGTCGTAGAGAATGTGATTAAAAAAGCGCATGTAGAAACGGACAAACCCCCATTTTTTAAGAAGAAATACGGGTTGAGAAAGTTTCCCAAAATTCAGTATTTTTTCTGGTCGCTCGCTAAAGTCTTTCCCCGCGCTTCTGGCTTCTACAACCGCCTTTATCGACTAGGCAACAATCACGATTGGAAAGTTTTAATTAAAGAAACACGATCACTTACGGACATGCGGTCCATGATCCTCGGCTTAGATCCGAACGCACTATTGTTTCTAGTGAGAAAGCCTCAAGCTACCATTCTTTCTCATATTAAGGGAGTGAAAAAGAAAAAAATGAGCCCCTTGCCTGATAAGGTCAAGAATAGACTACGGATAGAAGCTTCAAATAGCGATTACTTTAAAACACACTTAAGTCATAAGAAACTTGATGCCGAGTTAAGAGATATAGAGTATTACGCGATTAACTGGGCGCTGTATCACGAAAAAGCATTAGCATTAAAAACAGAATTTTCTTCTGCTTCGATTTATTTCTACGACGAAATCATGGAAAATCCTCGAAAAGAAATAGAACACATTTTTTCAAATCTACATCTTGAGATATGTGATGAAGTAGAAACTTACATCGCACAGAGTTCCGGACAAAAGTCTAACTATTTAAAAGATGCGGGCGACCAATACTATAGTGTTTATAGAGATAGCTCGTTTAATAAAGATTCTTGGAAGGACGAACTCACACAGAAAGAAATAGACCTTATTGATTCTTACTGTAGCACGATGTATGAAAAACTGAGTGAGCTAAAAGCACAAAGCTAATAACGATGTCAGTTAACTTCACTTGTGCTTCAGGAAATTTACTTCCGGTAACGACATTAGACGCTGTAACTCAGGCACTATCTAAATGCTTTTTAGTATGTAAATTGAATGTTGTGCTTTACGCTAAACGCATGGATTTCGACTAAAAAGTCAGTCTTGGACAACTCTTCTGAGTTGTCAACCAAGTCAGCTCTGCCCCCATTTCTTGATGATATTAGCCTATTAACATGGTTATTCTTAATTACCAC is from Alteromonas australica and encodes:
- a CDS encoding TIGR03087 family PEP-CTERM/XrtA system glycosyltransferase; its protein translation is MLKMSVVAQRVPYPPNKGEKLRTYHQIARLVQLGYGVTVHALQDNEQDIANAKALSKTLGIDVHTYPLKAKWRRYLWSLARGQALSVGAFYSKGLQAKVNDLLKGQEDVVLFSASSLSYYVFSGADREGSPHLLMDFMDVDSDKWAQYASMASFPMSWVYRRESAKIKALEIKTNQQFVQTFLIANEEVTLFHNKVCHHKDVKVLGNGLDFKRFYPANTEERNSAENFLFTGVMDYKPNIDAVCWFVEHCWPAIKTHMPQATFTIAGMNPSEKIKALAKDKSIQVTGFVDDILPYFHKATAFVAPFRIARGVQNKVLQASACALPIITTSMGAEGISFASEQTMYLANTDEEFIASCIDVVNNPAGANQKAQQGYTAIREAYSWEQQLKPLEDTLASL
- a CDS encoding glycosyltransferase, encoding MSIITSFIIPHKGREEMLIRTLESIANQTAPANSYEVIVVSQNSDCSQTLNELTKSMPLRVIYNDAANTISHSRNLGASAAKGEYFAFLDADVELANEWLDVMLCTLQEKSAALVSAMQIDSRDAPPLETIRTALTNAELDTDVSFLPGRNLFLHRSTFFKAGQFPEHLMTCEDYYFTDKVNNIGRLYYTSNTHYIHLGEDKAFVPMWKKEVWRGQSNIASLKGRKIPMREWPSFIAPFAVTGGLLLACLALVFTQYEAATFLFICMLLVMLLYTARLKKLTGKKVSIVHCALFYLLYFPARAIGTVLGVSGSVYTSSHK
- a CDS encoding glycosyltransferase, giving the protein MKVLQFICSTGFYGAERWVLALAKHLPRHVTSELVVTLEPGTEELELVKQFGAIGHTHAIPMKGRFDLSAVNKLAALIKAQDIDVIHTHGYKSDILGVMAAKKAGIPCVVTPHGFENAADLKLRLFIWIGCQSMRFADKVVPLSKQLMRDVEKYNVSKDRLAYIQNGVDLSEVEAVRLTKSGVKPQKKTIGFVGQMISRKNITAILDCFNDLYQKRQDIELVLLGDGEERPSLEEYSKTLASKDSIQFLGFRNDRLQLLRDFDLFVMTSTLEGIPRCLMEACAMEIPVSAYDIAGIDQLITHQESGLLAPLHDKEQLQKDWETLLNDSEYAATLAHNAKAFVEANFSAKRMADEYMVLFEELVKEKVDA
- a CDS encoding polysaccharide deacetylase family protein, with the translated sequence MPKQDVLFVLTIDTEEEWHWDNDDFPDRDFSLENVEKLPAFQAFCETLGIRPTYFVDYAVASNNIGSTILREFVEDRKAEIGAHLHPWCNPPYFGKTTEAESHVINLPHEQVVAKLDALNTLLWEKFSIKPESFRSGRWGINAKTLRLLASRGYKIDSSVYPFYKNDYFSCIGAPEKPYWPSFENALAPGQQRQILELPVTAGFNVKNYNLGERVHNALSKPPFNWLKVIGVLWHSKLLRKLYLSPELTKTEDMIALVDQSLEKQQPVIHMYLHSSSLIDGVTGLLEVDNACSRICERMKRVVNHLNTQANVRFCTISEARIILANQPSHNGVVSIEKVSS
- a CDS encoding GNAT family N-acetyltransferase; amino-acid sequence: MQSDAQLSTASLNDKADWDAYSLTHESTTAYHKYAWLEAVEHAYGHKPLGVIARHPKTQKVVGLFPAVFMKTPFWGKQICALPYCDVGYGIADNAEVLQDMQHFLHTKMANAGCRKLEIRQAESTPPGQDIQAGHKVRMLLSLPESSDTLMASFKSKLRSQIRKAEKNGLTVTLGKTPELLKHFYRVYAVNMRDLGSPVHALGWFESVLAAYDENCIVSVVYKGDMPVGAGLVIINGNKASIPWASTLREFNKLAPNMLLYWSLLAHCADSGIDTFDFGRSSFEEGTYKFKKQWGAVPQPLNWQSLGADNKKLGSDTSPSTSKFRPLMESIWRKLPLEFTIKAGAYVRPYISL
- the asnB gene encoding asparagine synthase (glutamine-hydrolyzing); the protein is MCGIAGFSLFNHQEGGQASLTSMHEAIHHRGPDASGTYLDEHIGLCHRRLSILDLSEAGNQPMFSADGNLVIVFNGEIYNFLELRAELEAEGVQFKSHTDTEVILALYAREGTQCLGKLNGMFAFAIWDKTKQELFIARDRLGKKPLYYFSHNGRFAFGSEIKAILALENIPREIRLDAVYDFFAYQYVPDPKSIFKHIHKLPPAHYLLLNKDGFTLTEYWDLSFKNTSRDSEETHKAQLKGLLEKVTKQRMVSDVPLGAFLSGGVDSSGVVAIMAQASETPVKTCTIGFDNKDFNEADFAREIAEKYKTEHHEYTVHQNVADRLEHIVSFFDEPFADPSLVPTFFVSELARKAVTVALAGDGGDEMFAGYEKYSVDDIENKLRNKFPEAVRKSIFPSLGKFAGKIPGTVGKKAKSLLTSLSHDPAMGFYITNSMMTDDMWQSLVKTEVTEQLGDYHPSQYTLDMYNKADGPDHLSKILYTDIKTYMTGDILVKVDRMSMANSLEVRAPILDYQVAEFAATLPSSQKYRNGEKKYLLKEVFKPFIPDSLLYRKKMGFSTPLDEWFRGELKELFESILSNASYGVYDIFDRDSVNQVWQQHQNGTHQHGTVLWSMLMYQMWYNRYVNVDKERGLQ
- a CDS encoding glycosyltransferase, yielding MKVLHITYDMRIGGTEMVIKNLIESNTDDSIDMSIFCIESPLGPWGEELKKAGISISVKARQPGFDLLLIKAIRKHIKDNHIDIVHCHQYTPWVYGAIATAFTSTKVVFTEHGRFYPDSSSWKRKFVNPILCKLTSVITAISKATKDALVTYEYIPFDSVDVVYNGIEPLRPNQEELPQLKTQLELPQDALVFGTVARLDPIKNQKMLITAFAEVSAILPNAYLLIVGDGELMGELNSLVAQLGIAEKVLFAGYKLDPSNYLAIMDVFLLPSLSEGTSITLLEAMSIGKPCIVTNAGGNPEIVAHLETGLVVTNDNEQELKDAMISISQSNDLYVKLSNNAKPRFDEHFHATKMFDSYSKIYRRTLES
- a CDS encoding sulfotransferase domain-containing protein: MGDNKNIPIFLLMGFPRSGTTWFSNLINSSESVIYRHELIGRNHGMMGDRVFSKLKYANGLSSSDYEVVENVIKKAHVETDKPPFFKKKYGLRKFPKIQYFFWSLAKVFPRASGFYNRLYRLGNNHDWKVLIKETRSLTDMRSMILGLDPNALLFLVRKPQATILSHIKGVKKKKMSPLPDKVKNRLRIEASNSDYFKTHLSHKKLDAELRDIEYYAINWALYHEKALALKTEFSSASIYFYDEIMENPRKEIEHIFSNLHLEICDEVETYIAQSSGQKSNYLKDAGDQYYSVYRDSSFNKDSWKDELTQKEIDLIDSYCSTMYEKLSELKAQS